A stretch of Phytoactinopolyspora mesophila DNA encodes these proteins:
- the pdxH gene encoding pyridoxamine 5'-phosphate oxidase, whose protein sequence is MRNTLARMRRRYTSTRLLEADVAGEPFTQFRSWLHDAVTAGLAEPNAMILATATNDGVPSTRHVLLKELDAHGFVFFTNHGSRKSAEMTQNPHVSLCFPWFAMERQVVICGNAIPLRREESEAYWRTRPRDSQIGAWASAQSSVIESREQLEAAAAEVAQRFPDEIPLPEFWGGHRVVPTTVEFWQGGPGRLHDRLRYRRDSGDWAVERLAP, encoded by the coding sequence GTGAGGAACACACTGGCCCGGATGCGACGCCGGTACACATCGACTCGGCTGCTCGAGGCAGACGTGGCAGGGGAGCCGTTCACGCAGTTCCGCAGCTGGCTCCACGACGCCGTCACGGCCGGGCTGGCCGAGCCCAACGCGATGATCCTCGCCACGGCCACCAACGACGGCGTACCGAGCACACGGCACGTGCTGCTCAAGGAACTGGACGCGCATGGCTTCGTCTTCTTCACCAACCACGGGTCGAGGAAGTCCGCCGAGATGACGCAGAACCCGCACGTCTCATTGTGTTTTCCCTGGTTCGCGATGGAACGCCAGGTAGTGATCTGCGGGAACGCGATACCACTGCGCAGGGAGGAGAGCGAGGCCTACTGGCGCACCCGCCCCCGCGACTCCCAGATCGGTGCCTGGGCGAGCGCGCAGTCCTCCGTCATCGAATCCCGCGAGCAACTTGAGGCCGCGGCCGCCGAGGTGGCGCAGAGATTCCCGGACGAGATACCGCTGCCGGAGTTCTGGGGTGGTCACCGAGTGGTGCCCACAACCGTCGAGTTCTGGCAGGGCGGACCTGGTCGGCTACATGATCGGCTTCGATACCGCCGCGACAGTGGCGACTGGGCAGTGGAACGGCTGGCTCCCTAG
- the nagA gene encoding N-acetylglucosamine-6-phosphate deacetylase, with amino-acid sequence MTVIAGGTLVTPHKVVQDGWIKIDGARIAAVGSGTPPSPPDHTVGGWIVPGFVDIHSHGGGGATVVGADPEQVHTFAETHRRHGTTTLMASLVTGFPDELERDVRRLSELVDDGLVAGIHLEGPWISPQRRGAHDPHALAAPDPSTVTRLLDAGRGRIRMVTLAPELEHGMDAIRSVIDAGAIAAIGHTDASYDLVRAAIEAGASVATHLFNAMAPVHHREPGPIIALLEDDRVTVELILDGAHLHDAVASHVRRSAGAERIALVTDAMSATDVGDGEYVLGGLAVRVEAGVARLVDGDSIAGSTLTMGAAFQFAVTRAGFSVSEAVQATAANPARLLGLDDRVGALSEGYYADLVVLDEDYAVQRVMSRGSWTR; translated from the coding sequence ATGACAGTGATAGCCGGCGGAACACTGGTAACCCCTCACAAGGTCGTGCAAGACGGCTGGATCAAGATCGACGGCGCTCGGATCGCGGCCGTGGGAAGCGGCACTCCGCCGAGCCCGCCGGACCACACCGTCGGTGGCTGGATCGTGCCCGGCTTCGTGGACATTCACAGTCATGGCGGCGGCGGAGCCACGGTCGTCGGTGCCGACCCGGAGCAGGTACACACATTCGCCGAGACCCACCGCCGGCATGGCACCACCACGCTCATGGCGAGCCTGGTCACGGGTTTTCCGGACGAGCTCGAGCGCGACGTCCGACGGCTCTCGGAGCTCGTCGACGACGGCCTGGTCGCGGGGATTCACCTGGAAGGTCCGTGGATCTCACCACAGCGCCGCGGCGCGCACGACCCCCATGCCCTGGCCGCGCCGGACCCGTCGACGGTCACCCGGTTGCTCGATGCCGGGCGCGGTCGCATCCGCATGGTCACGCTCGCACCCGAGCTGGAACATGGCATGGACGCCATCCGGTCGGTGATCGATGCGGGCGCGATCGCAGCCATCGGTCATACCGATGCGTCGTACGACCTCGTACGCGCCGCGATCGAGGCGGGAGCCAGCGTCGCCACCCACCTGTTCAATGCGATGGCGCCGGTGCATCACCGCGAGCCTGGGCCGATCATCGCGTTGCTCGAAGACGACCGCGTGACCGTGGAGCTGATCCTCGATGGAGCGCATCTACACGACGCGGTCGCCTCGCACGTGCGCCGGTCGGCAGGGGCGGAGCGGATCGCACTGGTCACCGACGCGATGTCTGCCACGGACGTCGGCGACGGAGAGTATGTGCTGGGTGGTCTCGCCGTTCGAGTCGAGGCAGGTGTGGCGCGTCTGGTCGACGGTGACTCTATCGCCGGTAGCACGCTGACCATGGGCGCTGCGTTCCAGTTCGCTGTCACGCGGGCCGGGTTCTCCGTCTCCGAGGCAGTCCAGGCGACGGCGGCCAACCCCGCGCGGCTGCTCGGGCTCGATGACCGCGTCGGCGCCCTGAGCGAGGGGTACTATGCCGACCTCGTTGTCCTGGACGAGGACTATGCCGTGCAGCGCGTCATGTCGCGGGGCTCGTGGACCCGGTGA
- a CDS encoding MarR family winged helix-turn-helix transcriptional regulator, which yields MSASNRASASASDTSKALQPRTQAGLASSLRIAIGRLNRRIRNEREDDSLSLNQLSALGVLERQGPLPVGELAARERVRPPSMTRTVSALEELGLVVREPHPVDRRLAVVRITEAGQGRTAADRKRRDAWLTHQLRGLTREEQRQLRDVLPILEKLTRS from the coding sequence GTGTCAGCTTCGAATCGTGCCTCCGCGTCCGCCTCGGATACGTCCAAGGCACTGCAGCCCCGTACCCAAGCCGGGCTAGCGAGCTCGTTGCGGATAGCCATCGGACGGCTCAACCGGCGAATCCGCAACGAACGCGAAGACGACTCGCTCAGCCTCAATCAGCTCTCCGCGCTGGGCGTCCTCGAACGCCAGGGCCCGTTGCCAGTCGGTGAACTCGCCGCCCGCGAGCGCGTCCGGCCACCATCCATGACCAGGACCGTTTCCGCGCTTGAAGAGCTGGGACTCGTCGTCCGAGAGCCGCATCCGGTAGATCGCCGCCTCGCTGTCGTCCGGATCACCGAAGCCGGCCAGGGCCGCACCGCGGCCGATCGTAAACGCCGCGACGCTTGGCTCACGCATCAGCTCCGGGGACTCACCCGCGAAGAGCAGCGGCAACTGCGCGACGTTCTGCCCATACTCGAGAAATTGACCCGCTCGTGA
- a CDS encoding citrate synthase 2, with protein MTEVQHGLEGVIAFETQIAEPDKEGSALRYRGVNIDDLVGRVPFEHVWGLLVDGRFEPGLPADEPLQLPFRSGDVRVDVQSGVAMLAPAWGMGPLLDVSDTDARDHLARVTATALSFVAQSARGSELPAVPEAQVDAASSTVERFMTRWRGEPDPRHVQAVDAYFTSAAEHGMNASTFTARVVASTGADAAASLSAAVGAMSGPLHGGAPSRVLAMIEEIERSGDAQGYVKGVLDRGERLMGFGHRVYRAEDPRARTLRRVARELAAPRYEVAEAFEKAALSELAARKPDRVLATNVEFWAAIILDFAEVPASMFTSMFTCARTAGWSAHVLEQKKTGRLVRPSAVYSGPGESDPSTVDGWNPAWTVD; from the coding sequence ATGACGGAGGTCCAGCATGGGCTCGAAGGCGTCATCGCGTTCGAAACTCAGATCGCCGAACCGGACAAAGAAGGCAGCGCGCTGCGGTACCGGGGCGTCAATATCGACGATCTGGTCGGACGCGTGCCGTTTGAGCATGTGTGGGGACTCCTCGTTGACGGTCGGTTCGAGCCTGGATTACCCGCCGACGAGCCCCTTCAGCTCCCGTTCCGGTCAGGCGACGTGCGCGTAGACGTCCAGAGCGGGGTCGCCATGCTCGCACCGGCGTGGGGAATGGGTCCGTTGCTGGACGTCAGCGATACCGATGCTCGCGACCACCTCGCCCGGGTGACCGCCACCGCGTTGTCGTTCGTCGCGCAGTCGGCCCGCGGCAGTGAGCTGCCGGCCGTTCCCGAGGCTCAGGTCGATGCCGCGTCCTCGACTGTCGAGCGGTTCATGACCCGCTGGCGTGGTGAACCCGATCCACGTCACGTCCAGGCGGTCGACGCCTACTTCACTTCGGCTGCCGAACACGGCATGAACGCCTCGACGTTCACCGCCCGGGTGGTCGCTTCCACCGGCGCGGACGCTGCCGCATCGCTGTCCGCTGCCGTTGGGGCCATGAGCGGTCCGTTGCATGGTGGCGCGCCGTCTCGGGTGCTTGCGATGATCGAGGAGATCGAGCGCAGCGGGGACGCCCAAGGTTATGTCAAGGGTGTACTCGACCGCGGCGAGCGGTTGATGGGCTTCGGCCACCGGGTATATCGCGCCGAGGACCCGCGCGCCCGCACTCTTCGCCGAGTGGCGCGGGAGCTGGCCGCGCCGCGCTACGAGGTGGCTGAGGCATTCGAGAAGGCCGCCTTGTCGGAGCTCGCGGCGCGAAAGCCGGATCGGGTGCTCGCGACCAACGTCGAGTTCTGGGCCGCGATCATCCTCGATTTCGCCGAGGTGCCTGCCTCGATGTTCACCTCGATGTTCACCTGCGCCCGTACCGCGGGCTGGAGTGCGCACGTGCTCGAGCAGAAGAAGACCGGACGTCTCGTACGTCCATCCGCGGTCTATTCCGGCCCTGGTGAGTCCGACCCCAGCACGGTCGACGGGTGGAACCCGGCCTGGACCGTGGACTGA
- a CDS encoding MFS transporter: MRSTFRSLRHRDFRLYWSSMLVSNIGTWMQQITQLWLVLVVLDGGARATGVTLGLQFVPFLLVAPFGGLLADRLPKRKLLIFTNGFLGVVGLVLGVLTLAGVAQIWHVYVLAFLLGAGKALDNPARQAFVSELVGPEDLPNAIALNSTSFNAARLIGPALAGLLIHAIGTGWVFVINAVTFASPIIALIILRYRPVVAPSDQDAGGSALNRLRASVTYVRGRPDLLMVMLIIFGLGTFGMNFELTMALMATEVYGKGAGEYGILGSILAIGTLSGALLAARRKYPRRRLIVGGAVVFGALQIVAALMPTYVLFAIALVPLGLITMTVLVSANTYVQTTVPQNVRGRVLALYMMILMGGKPVGAPVVGGVADAFGAQWSFIGGGVLTIVFAMVALLYIAPKSGIVVRPRFRPRPGLTVVDLPKRPGRRLKSDPDADAGPQAA; the protein is encoded by the coding sequence GTGAGATCTACTTTCCGTTCCCTCCGACATCGCGATTTCCGTCTCTACTGGTCCAGCATGCTCGTCTCCAACATCGGGACGTGGATGCAGCAGATCACCCAGCTCTGGCTGGTTCTCGTCGTTCTCGACGGCGGCGCGCGCGCCACGGGCGTCACGCTGGGCCTGCAGTTCGTGCCTTTCCTTCTCGTGGCACCGTTCGGCGGCCTGCTCGCCGACCGGTTGCCCAAGCGCAAACTGCTGATCTTCACCAACGGCTTCCTGGGTGTCGTCGGCCTGGTGCTCGGGGTTCTCACCCTCGCCGGAGTGGCCCAGATCTGGCACGTATACGTGCTGGCCTTCCTACTCGGGGCCGGCAAAGCCCTCGACAACCCTGCCCGGCAGGCATTCGTCTCCGAGCTGGTAGGCCCGGAAGACCTACCGAACGCCATCGCGCTGAACAGCACGTCGTTCAATGCCGCCAGGCTCATCGGCCCGGCCTTGGCCGGACTCCTGATCCACGCCATCGGCACCGGCTGGGTCTTCGTCATCAATGCGGTGACGTTCGCCTCGCCGATCATCGCGCTGATCATTCTTCGCTACCGCCCAGTCGTCGCGCCGAGCGACCAAGACGCCGGCGGATCGGCACTGAACAGGTTGCGCGCGAGCGTCACGTACGTACGCGGTCGCCCCGACCTGTTGATGGTCATGCTGATCATCTTCGGCCTCGGCACCTTCGGAATGAACTTCGAGTTGACCATGGCACTGATGGCCACCGAGGTGTACGGCAAAGGCGCCGGCGAATACGGCATCCTCGGATCGATCCTGGCCATCGGCACACTCTCCGGAGCGCTCCTCGCGGCCCGCCGCAAATATCCACGACGACGCCTGATCGTCGGCGGAGCCGTGGTCTTCGGGGCGCTTCAGATCGTGGCTGCCCTCATGCCAACCTATGTGCTCTTCGCGATCGCCCTGGTCCCGCTGGGCCTCATCACCATGACGGTCCTGGTCTCGGCCAACACCTATGTCCAGACCACAGTGCCGCAGAATGTCCGCGGCCGGGTCCTGGCGCTCTACATGATGATCCTCATGGGCGGAAAGCCGGTTGGTGCGCCGGTAGTGGGCGGGGTGGCCGACGCCTTCGGCGCCCAATGGTCGTTTATCGGCGGCGGCGTGCTCACCATCGTGTTCGCGATGGTTGCGCTCCTCTACATCGCACCGAAGAGCGGCATCGTGGTCCGGCCACGATTCCGTCCGCGGCCGGGCCTGACGGTCGTGGACCTGCCGAAGCGACCGGGCCGCCGGCTCAAATCGGACCCAGACGCCGACGCCGGCCCGCAGGCCGCCTGA
- a CDS encoding BTAD domain-containing putative transcriptional regulator has product MVLVAGTSTATGDAPRIRLLGEVQVVPEAGQDPAPVRGLPALLLCVLSLHLNQVLSPDRLADALWGEDQPQNPSNALHRLVVRLRRLLPADLAAHLVTQRPGYILRVPRAELDIECFPDLVDDGRRLVDEGAPALAKVKLATARALLRGEPFGGRTDPALRVDAARIHELALVAEEAAADAALALGDHHGALTRLEPLHARHPLRERFAEQLMLARYRAGQQSAALEVYRTTRSALVTELGVEPGPGLEALNAAILNHDPSLVPAPAGAPRPGPSSASGDGPGVLPLLGREELLEALHEARRLANGGRQVLVILTGDAGSGRSRLLSEFAAMLPDREVTLTTAHETDHTDPGGLFRRLTEGASRRRVVILDDATAADPTSLTQLACAHAAGDGNLMVWAHRSVVGLPPQPLHRLTQGAAASGEVVRMYVPRLTTAQVAEAFVDDTDMAVVRSLVEASDGVARELERLVARLVAEWTLDVRDQRLAVVRALPPLAQLDTGSMPEICDREVADVLAVAGRPVPVHVLAAALQLNSADVVERVRPMINEGTVREDPRGLMLGGGLDVGRIVARLGEMRKAALLSQLADGWVHVGLERADAGAVGGYYLSAGRPGQARPLLADAGIRAAAREAYHEALPLVEAALGTGPPAHGDDGNQGRLLLARAEGRVFTGPLDAALTDALTAIGLLNGADRQRARVVSAEVAMSLRRHEVIDDLVRAARTDAGGSHDGHLGELLSIHANVHTDRGDHNFADAEIRAALEHVDRTDDVRARAHTYLNAGWIALERGEATTALRRLTTALNTGRLAGTDHEVNARLFLARAQFLTGEVGEAVTNHRRAAFRVETEGMTGMAALARGTLAAGLLVIGRFDDALVAADEMLRLAPHASPIHEIAARTRRAQALAGSGKTDEATGEIEDALALCPAKAERLRLSVTAVAAQVAAASSTPWSSTALDELAARLDAACRPLSVVEILTVSAATGGGSGPAERAVRSALDLGVPMHAARAAEAGSIWSGELGAAVSAGIRAMRTQVPPRWRADWERLPEVSSAMAHCA; this is encoded by the coding sequence GTGGTCCTCGTAGCTGGCACCTCGACGGCGACGGGTGATGCTCCCCGTATCCGGCTATTGGGGGAGGTGCAGGTCGTCCCCGAAGCCGGACAAGATCCGGCACCTGTCCGGGGGTTGCCGGCGCTGCTTTTGTGCGTGCTCTCCCTGCATCTGAACCAGGTGTTGTCCCCCGACCGCCTGGCCGACGCACTGTGGGGTGAGGACCAGCCCCAGAACCCGAGCAATGCCTTGCACCGGCTGGTCGTCCGGCTGCGCCGCCTGTTGCCGGCGGACCTCGCCGCTCACCTGGTCACCCAGCGGCCCGGTTACATACTGCGGGTCCCGCGGGCTGAACTCGACATCGAGTGCTTCCCGGACCTCGTCGACGACGGCCGGCGTTTGGTGGACGAGGGCGCGCCCGCGTTGGCGAAGGTGAAGCTCGCCACCGCGCGGGCCTTGCTCCGAGGTGAGCCGTTCGGAGGCAGGACCGACCCGGCTCTACGCGTCGATGCGGCGCGGATTCACGAGCTGGCGCTGGTGGCGGAGGAAGCGGCTGCCGACGCCGCGCTCGCGCTGGGCGATCACCACGGCGCGCTCACTCGTCTCGAACCCCTACACGCCCGTCACCCCCTGCGTGAGCGCTTCGCGGAGCAACTGATGCTGGCGCGCTACCGGGCCGGACAGCAGAGCGCGGCACTGGAGGTCTACCGGACCACTCGTTCGGCGCTGGTCACCGAGCTCGGCGTCGAACCGGGCCCAGGCCTCGAAGCGCTGAACGCGGCGATTCTCAACCATGACCCCTCGCTGGTGCCGGCACCAGCCGGTGCGCCCCGCCCCGGGCCATCATCCGCCTCGGGCGACGGCCCGGGTGTACTGCCGCTGCTTGGTCGTGAAGAACTGCTCGAGGCGCTGCACGAAGCCCGGCGGCTCGCGAACGGCGGACGGCAGGTGCTCGTCATCCTCACCGGTGACGCCGGCAGCGGGCGCAGCCGGCTGCTGTCAGAGTTCGCGGCCATGCTGCCCGACCGGGAGGTGACTCTGACCACGGCACACGAGACGGACCATACGGATCCGGGCGGCTTGTTCCGCCGGCTGACCGAGGGCGCCAGCCGACGACGCGTGGTGATTCTCGACGATGCGACGGCGGCCGATCCCACGTCACTGACCCAGCTGGCCTGTGCGCATGCCGCCGGCGACGGCAACCTCATGGTGTGGGCGCACCGGAGCGTGGTGGGTCTGCCTCCGCAGCCGCTGCACCGCCTGACCCAGGGCGCGGCGGCTTCGGGCGAGGTGGTGCGGATGTACGTGCCACGCCTGACGACGGCCCAGGTGGCCGAGGCGTTCGTTGATGACACCGACATGGCTGTGGTGCGTTCCCTCGTCGAGGCTTCGGACGGGGTGGCACGCGAGCTCGAGCGGCTGGTCGCCCGGCTGGTGGCTGAATGGACACTCGACGTACGGGATCAACGGCTGGCGGTCGTCCGGGCGCTCCCTCCCCTGGCGCAACTGGACACAGGGTCGATGCCCGAAATCTGTGATCGAGAGGTCGCTGACGTCCTGGCTGTGGCGGGACGCCCGGTTCCCGTCCACGTGCTGGCGGCGGCCCTGCAACTGAACAGCGCCGATGTGGTCGAGCGGGTCCGGCCGATGATCAACGAGGGCACGGTGCGTGAAGATCCGCGCGGTCTGATGCTGGGCGGAGGGCTCGACGTCGGCCGCATCGTGGCGAGGCTCGGCGAGATGCGAAAGGCCGCGCTGCTGTCCCAGCTGGCCGACGGCTGGGTCCACGTGGGTCTCGAACGCGCGGACGCCGGTGCGGTCGGCGGGTACTACCTCAGCGCGGGACGCCCCGGGCAAGCCAGGCCGTTGCTGGCTGACGCCGGTATCCGGGCAGCGGCCCGCGAGGCCTATCACGAAGCCCTGCCACTGGTGGAAGCCGCGCTCGGCACCGGCCCGCCCGCCCATGGCGACGACGGAAACCAGGGACGGCTCCTGCTCGCGCGTGCCGAGGGCCGGGTGTTCACCGGGCCTCTCGACGCGGCGCTGACGGACGCGCTGACCGCGATCGGCCTGCTCAATGGTGCCGACCGGCAGCGCGCCCGGGTGGTGTCCGCCGAAGTCGCCATGAGCCTGCGCCGCCATGAAGTGATCGACGACCTCGTGCGTGCCGCCCGTACCGACGCCGGCGGGAGCCATGACGGCCACCTGGGTGAGCTGCTGTCGATCCACGCGAACGTCCACACGGACCGGGGTGATCACAACTTCGCGGACGCGGAGATCCGGGCCGCGCTCGAGCACGTTGACCGAACGGATGACGTGCGAGCACGCGCCCACACCTACCTGAATGCCGGCTGGATAGCGTTGGAACGCGGCGAGGCCACTACGGCATTGCGGCGGCTGACGACGGCTCTGAACACCGGGCGCCTGGCCGGCACCGACCATGAGGTCAATGCACGTCTCTTCCTGGCCCGGGCGCAGTTTCTCACCGGTGAGGTCGGCGAGGCCGTGACGAACCATCGCCGCGCCGCCTTCCGTGTCGAGACCGAGGGTATGACCGGTATGGCGGCCCTCGCCCGTGGCACCCTGGCCGCGGGCCTTCTCGTCATCGGTCGTTTCGACGACGCTCTGGTCGCCGCGGACGAGATGCTGAGGCTGGCCCCGCATGCCTCGCCGATACACGAGATCGCCGCCCGGACCCGCCGTGCCCAGGCCCTGGCCGGATCCGGCAAGACGGATGAGGCGACCGGGGAGATCGAGGACGCGCTCGCGTTGTGCCCAGCCAAGGCCGAGCGGCTCAGACTGTCGGTCACCGCCGTCGCGGCCCAGGTGGCGGCCGCGTCGTCGACGCCGTGGTCCAGCACCGCCCTGGATGAGCTGGCCGCTCGCCTCGACGCCGCCTGCCGTCCGCTCAGCGTCGTCGAGATACTCACGGTCTCGGCTGCCACCGGCGGTGGCTCGGGGCCCGCCGAGCGGGCCGTGCGATCGGCCCTCGACCTGGGGGTGCCGATGCACGCGGCCCGGGCTGCCGAAGCCGGAAGCATCTGGTCCGGCGAACTGGGCGCCGCCGTGAGCGCGGGGATCCGAGCGATGCGCACCCAGGTGCCGCCGCGTTGGCGGGCGGACTGGGAGCGTCTGCCCGAGGTCTCCTCCGCGATGGCTCATTGCGCGTGA
- the serC gene encoding phosphoserine transaminase: MTTELRIPDHMKPADGRFGSGPSKVRSEALAALAERGGEVLGTSHRQAPVKNLVGRVRDGLSELFALPEGYEVVLGNGGATAFWDAAAFGLVRSKSQHLSFGEFSSKFATVAKKAPWLENPTVVDAEPGALPTPRPEADVDAYAWPQNETSTGVMAPVRRVDGAGDALMLVDATSGAGGLPVDPTQVDVYYFAPQKNFASDGGLWLAAFSPAALARVEEIASTGRHIPASLDLVTAVDNSRKNQTYNTPAVATLFLLAEQLDWINGNGGLDFAVGRTTDSSNRLYGWAEKASYATPYVSEPAARSLVVGTIDFDESIDAAEVAKVLRANGIVDVEPYRKLGRNQLRIAMYPAVDPADVEALTGCIEWVVDQLAS, encoded by the coding sequence ATGACCACCGAATTGCGAATTCCTGACCACATGAAGCCCGCCGATGGCCGGTTCGGCTCGGGGCCCAGCAAGGTCCGCTCCGAGGCTCTTGCTGCCCTGGCGGAGCGTGGCGGCGAGGTTCTCGGCACGTCGCACCGTCAGGCTCCCGTCAAGAACCTCGTGGGCCGGGTCCGCGACGGCCTGTCGGAGTTGTTCGCTCTGCCGGAGGGCTACGAAGTGGTGCTCGGCAACGGCGGAGCCACTGCTTTCTGGGACGCTGCCGCATTCGGCCTGGTGCGGTCCAAGTCGCAGCACCTCTCGTTCGGCGAGTTCTCGTCGAAGTTCGCCACGGTCGCCAAGAAGGCGCCGTGGCTGGAGAACCCGACGGTCGTCGACGCCGAGCCGGGGGCGCTGCCCACGCCGCGCCCCGAAGCGGACGTCGACGCCTACGCCTGGCCCCAGAACGAGACCTCCACCGGCGTGATGGCTCCGGTGCGCCGGGTGGACGGCGCCGGCGATGCCTTGATGCTGGTCGACGCCACCAGTGGTGCCGGCGGGCTGCCGGTCGACCCGACGCAGGTGGACGTCTACTACTTCGCGCCACAGAAGAACTTCGCATCGGATGGTGGGTTGTGGCTGGCTGCCTTCTCACCCGCCGCGCTCGCCCGTGTCGAGGAGATCGCTAGCACCGGACGGCACATTCCAGCTTCGCTGGATCTCGTGACGGCGGTGGACAATTCCCGTAAGAATCAGACGTACAACACGCCAGCTGTGGCCACGTTGTTCCTGCTTGCCGAGCAACTCGATTGGATCAACGGCAACGGCGGTCTCGACTTCGCGGTCGGTCGCACCACCGACTCATCCAACCGCTTGTATGGCTGGGCGGAGAAGGCGTCCTATGCCACGCCGTACGTGAGTGAGCCGGCCGCCCGGTCGCTGGTGGTCGGCACCATCGACTTCGACGAGTCGATCGACGCCGCTGAGGTTGCCAAGGTTCTTCGGGCCAACGGGATCGTCGACGTAGAGCCTTACCGCAAGCTTGGCCGCAATCAACTGCGGATCGCGATGTACCCGGCGGTCGACCCCGCAGACGTGGAAGCATTGACCGGCTGCATCGAATGGGTCGTGGACCAACTGGCGTCTTGA
- the thpR gene encoding RNA 2',3'-cyclic phosphodiesterase codes for MRLFAAVTPSATALRHLAEHVRPVKDTGLRWSDAANWHVTVAFYGEVDDKKVPDLTARVARAAGRSRPMTLRLSGSGRFGAAVLWIGVHGDVEPLRRLAASAVAAGRRVGIERDPPRRFRPHVTVARSKGQSDLRPYVASLDTYDGPPWLATHLTLVRSHLGGSHRQQAVHEPLENFPLGPGSSPA; via the coding sequence ATGAGACTTTTCGCCGCCGTCACCCCATCGGCCACGGCTCTCCGCCACCTGGCTGAGCACGTGCGGCCGGTCAAGGACACCGGACTCAGGTGGTCCGACGCCGCCAACTGGCACGTGACTGTTGCCTTTTACGGCGAAGTAGACGACAAGAAGGTGCCGGATCTGACCGCACGCGTCGCCCGTGCCGCCGGGCGATCCCGCCCGATGACTCTCCGGTTGAGTGGTTCTGGACGTTTTGGCGCCGCAGTGCTCTGGATCGGCGTTCACGGCGACGTCGAGCCATTGCGCCGGCTGGCCGCGTCGGCGGTCGCCGCGGGTCGGCGGGTCGGCATCGAGCGGGACCCGCCCAGACGGTTCAGACCCCATGTCACGGTAGCTCGTTCGAAGGGCCAAAGCGATCTTCGTCCCTACGTAGCGTCACTCGACACCTACGACGGCCCACCGTGGCTGGCCACCCACCTCACCCTGGTCCGGTCCCACCTCGGCGGCAGCCATCGCCAACAAGCCGTGCACGAACCTCTGGAGAACTTTCCCCTTGGCCCTGGCTCATCGCCGGCCTGA